A segment of the Solanum lycopersicum chromosome 9, SLM_r2.1 genome:
CTCTTCAAATCATTCTGGCTCTTGctattttgtataaaaatgtTGGTATTGCATCTGTGGCTACTTTAGTTGCCACCATTATATCCATTGTTGCAACCGTTCCATTAGCTAGGATTCAAGAAGACTATCAAGATAAATTAATGGGTGCCAAGGACGATAGGATGAGAAAGACTTCTGAGTGCCTCAGGAACATGAGGATTCTCAAGTTGCAAGCATGGGAGGATAGGTATAGAGTAATGCTAGAGGACATGCGGAATGTGGAGTTCAAGTATCTTCGAAAAGCTCTGTACTCTCAAGCTTTCATCACCTTCATTTTCTGGAGCTCCCCAATATTTGTTTCAGCTGTTACCTTTGGCACTTGCATACTATTGGGTGGCCAGCTTACCGCAGGAAGTGTTCTTTCTGCTTTGGCGACTTTCAGGATCCTCCAAGAACCACTTAGGAATTTTCCTGACTTGGTGTCAATGATGGCTCAGACAAAAGTATCCCTCGATCGGATTGCTGGATTTCTGCAAGAGGAAGAATTGCAGCAAGATGCAACCATTGTGCTGCCTCGGGACACTACAAATGTGGCAATAGAAATTAAAGACAGTGAATTTTGCTGGGATCCATCTTCTCCAACTCCAACGTTGGCAGGCATACAATTAAAGGTTGAAAAGGGCATGCGTGTTGCTGTCTGTGGTGTGGTTGGCTCAGGGAAATCAAGCTTCCTTTCTTGCATCCTTGGTGAGATTCCCAGAATCTCTGGTGAAGTAAGTCAAATTAAAGATTTTCTCActtttttctttagattttcaAAATATCTAATCTTGGTATTCGGGAGAAGCTCTAATCAGCATTCTTTTGTTGTGCTTGTACCTTTATATTTGTGTTAGGTTAGAATATGTGGAAATGCTGCTTACGTCTCACAGTCAGCTTGGATACAATCTGGGACCATAGAAGATAATGTCCTTTTCGGTAGCCCAATGGATAAGGCAAAATATAAGGCCGTGATTCATGCTTGTTCTCTGAAAAAGGACTTTGAGCTTTTCTCTCATGGAGATCAGACTATTATTGGTGATAGAGGCATAAATCTTAGTGGTGGTCAAAAGCAACGTGTGCAACTTGCAAGGGCGCTCTATCAGGACGCTGATATTTATTTACTGGATGATCCGTTTAGTGCCGTTGATGCACACACTGGGGCAGACTTATTTAAGGTTATGCATAGGTGTTGCTTAATCATTTCTACTGCTCAATTAGAAGGAAATTTGCTGAATTTGCAATTATTTTTCTGCAGGAGTACATACTAACTGCACTAGCAACAAAAACAGTGGTTTTTGTTACACACCAGGTTGAATTTTTGCCAGCTGCTGATGTGATATTGGTAGGTGATGTATTCTTTCACTATCTAATACTCCTCCTTGTCCTGTCAAATTGTGTGCAAAATGTTCCTCTATAGCTTGAAGGCCTCTATTGAAACTACCATCATTGTTTTGTCAAGTGTATCCTCATTTTGTCCTTTCATCATGGATCTTATACTAATATGCTCAGTTCAAAAGTTACTTGAGTCTGGTCTATCAaaaacagcctctctaccttcacaaggtaGAGGATAAGGCTGCGTACACACCAGTGTCCCAAGacctcacttgtgggattacactgggtaaTGGGTATGTTGTTCTCAGTTTAAAAGCGAGATGAAAGTTGAGGTATGGCAATAGTTCAGAAAAGGTGATCTTTTATTATCTATGCTTGTACTAATAGCATGGTATATAGATCATTCAGCTTCTAAGTTGAATTGTgtgtattttcttcttctttgaaatttgaagaatgtTGTAGCATAAATACAACTGCAAGGAAAAATGGTTTTGCTTGTAAGTTTTGGCTGTTCTAAAATATGAATTGTCAAAAGATCAAGAAGTAGTGTTTGTGGAGCTTGAGGAACAAATTATAAAATGGAGCAGTATGGTTGGAGATTTACCTGTGCTTTTAGCTTCCTTTCACAGGTCTAGAGAGGCTTACACTTCTGCAATAACACACACTGCGTAGTCCTTAGTGCCATGTCTACTCTGAAGCTCAACTTAAGCTGGGTGTTGCGTCCTCCCTGAGCTTCTTTGAGTGTCGAGTCTCCAGCACGCTTTATGAGCCTTTGACAATGTTGTTTCAGATGACTTTGTAGTTCCACCACCAACAGAGCAGGAAGTTCTTTTCAAAGAAGGGATTAAAAGTTctgtaaaaaggaaaataaagccTAAACTAATTCTTGTGTGTGATTTCTCACAACTGTTTCTGATAAGTGGTAGTGCGCTGGAAATATCTAGAATAGTATGTTATGTTTTTAACCATTCAAGATATAAGATCTAAATATACTACAATCTGAAAAGGCTTTACACTCGGGCCTTTCCTTTTTACATTCTAAAGTGAAGGAGGAGTAGCCATCAAACTTGACCTGTCAACATCCTTTTTAATCAGTATTGGGGCACCATTAATTCCCAAATGACTTTTTAGCTTCCTTTCACAGGTCCTGAAGGAAGGACGTATCTGTCAATGTGGAAAGTATGATGAACTTCTGCAAGCAGGGACTGACTTCAACGCTTTGGTTTCAGCTCATCATGAAGCAATTGAAGCTATGGATTTTTCGAACCAATCTCTTGAAGAATCGGATAAAGATCCTTCGCCTGATGGTTCTGCTTTAGTGGCTGAAAAATGTGATTCAGTCGAAAAGAGTATTGACAGTCTTGCAAAAGAAGTACAAGAAGGTATCTCGGCTGCTGATCAGAAGGCAatcaaagagaaaaagaaagctAAAAGATTGAGAAAAAAGCAGCTTGTTCAGGAAGAGGAACGGGAGAGGGGAAAAGTTAGCATGAAAGTTTATCTGTCATATATGGCAGCTGCTTATAAGGGATTGTTGATTCCGCTTATCATTCTTGCACAGACGCTATTTCAGGTGCTCCAAATAGCTAGTAATTGGTGGATGGCTTGGGCAAATCCACAAACTCCAGGGGACAGTCCTAGGACGACTAGTGTGGTACTTCTTGGTGTTTATATGGCCCTTGCTTTTGGAAGCTCATGGTTTATCTTTATTAGGGCAGTCCTGGTTGCTACATTTGGTCTAGAGGCTGcgcaaaaattatttttgaaaatgctGAGAACAATCTTTAGGGCTCCAATGTCTTTCTTCGACTCCACACCAGCAGGGAGGATATTGAATCGCGTATGTCCAAGTATTGTTATACCTTAACATTCATTTTTATGCAATCCTCTGCGTACTTGATTTTTCCATGATTCTCCCTCCCTGCCTTCTTTATTGCCCTATTTTTTGGGTAGAGCAATTGTTCTAAGGGATTCTTATGATTTACCAGGTGTCAATTGATCAAAGTGTGGTTGATCTTGATATTCCTTTCAGACTTGGCGGCTTTGCTTCAACTACAATTCAGCTTATTGGTATTGTTGGTGTCATGACAACAGTTACCTGGCAAGTGTTACTACTTGTCATCCCAATGGCGATTGCTTGCCTATGGATGCAGGTAACTGAAGGGACAGACCATTTTTAGATTTAAGCATGAGCTCTGCAAATCCTTTGCTTAGTTTATACATCAAAAACTCACAAGATTATCGAGTGATACAATCTatttttcctctctctctctcactcacTCATATTTACTTACCTTTAATGTGCTAGTTCATCCTAAAAGTTTTCTTCCATCGACAAATACAATGTAAAAGTATAACATCTCTGGCTCAATTTTGGAGGTTCTTTGACAAGGAAGGTATTGGTGAGATACTTCTATAATTCTAATATTCACTGGACACATGCGCGACATCTCATTAGTATTTAACATAAAAGGTTGTGTTTGTTAAGTGTTTCGTGCAAGAGTttcaaacatattataatttgaaGTTCTAGTTAAAATTGGAAATTCAATCTTATCAAGTTGTTTATAATTATATCTTCACATATATTTGACaacttttatattatattagagAAAAGTTCAATATTCATatgataattgaaaaaaaagatagaTTATATGGAATAGCCGAAGAGTTATTAGATAttgtttcttatatttattaccTCTCATTTTCTGTAAATTAGTTTAGGAATTTTCTCTTTTAGATGGTAGACCAGCAAactattttaactattttacaATTAAGTATCTTCTTAGGgttgaattttttcttttaactttttattcttCCTTAAAAATTAGATGGAGAGTTACTTTTTCTTGATAAGAAGTGTAATAACAGTAAATTGATCTTTATTTCCACTTCTTGTTTCAgatattttgaataatatatgGACATTGGCGTCTCATTTTCGTAAAGGATGTCTCATTTACCTTTTAAAAAGCTTTGATCATTCTAATTTACTTCCACCGTTTCAATTTGTTGTCTTACTTTCCTTTTAAATccatatattttgaataatatatgGACATTGGTGTCTCATTTTCGTAAAGGATGTTtcatttacctttttaaaaagcTTTGATCATTCTAATTTAATTCTACTGTTTCAATTTGTTGTCTTACTTTCCTTACAAGTCCGTTTCGATTTGTTTATCTTACTTCCCTTTCTAgtccatttaaaaaataatgcatgttTTCGTTTTTTGGCAACTTTTTAATTCCATCTTTTTCACATGGCATGTTTAATATGACAAGGTcaaaaggacattttggtacattctacacatctttagtttaagaccacaagtttCATAAGTCTTCTTTACTTCCGTAAACCCAGTGTCAAGTCAAAACCAgccaaacaaattgaaaaggaGGGAGTATATTGTTTTTCAATCTGTATTAATATCTTCAAATTGTTGGACCTTTACAAATTTACTCTAATATAACAATTTTTACATCTTAGTTCTACTTAAAGTTGGTCGACtgattttatgtttcttatgctAGGTTGGTTGGTTATAgtcgtattttttttaactctattaaagagaacaaaacaaaaaacagaAAAGAATAAACACAGAAACAAGAAGTATAATGACTTCAAAAGACTGCCAATTGAGAGGTATGTCGTGCAATGAAAAGCTCACAAGGGCCCACACTTTAAACACCTCGCGAGTCTTGAGAACTACGTGAGAAATGAGAAGTTACTGGGCCTGCTTTGTGAAAAGATAAAGCACTAGATCACTCCTGGGACATGAAAGGAATTAAACAAATCTTTTGCGGCTTTCTGCCcgaaaggaaaaaaatacatGCATCAAAAGATCCAGTacaaaaatcagcaaaataCTGTTTTTCCTTATTATAAGTAGTAGTAGTTTGTGTAAACATAAATCAATAACATCTAATCCTTGGTGTTATCAAAGAAAGGAAATAATCTTTCATGTGGAGCATTCTCTTGAAGAAATTTTGTTTTGGGGGGTTTTGTGACTCTTTTTGTGCTGAAAATGTTTCATCAACAAACTATATTTGACCCCGATTTGGAAAAGTATATATGTCCTTAAGGGTGCTAGAATCCCATTAATTCCATCTCTGTATACTTGCTTCACCAACATACGAATGCTACTTTCTAGTTTGCCCTTTTAGATTATATTTCATTCTCTAAAGATAACTTTGCTGCTCATGAAAATGGTCTTGCAATTCCTCGCAAAATATCATATAAGAATATTTTCCTGCTGTTACTATCTAGTTGGGTAGCTAAAGTAAATGAGGACATTTGGTGGTTTGCATAATTGGAGTTTTAAAGACTCTTTTCTAGTTTTAGCACAACTTGAACCATCTGCTAGAGTATCACTGGCAAAATATATATTGGTTCTTTTCATTTTCCGGTACTAGCCATCAATACCCTGCTGAAGTTGAAATCGTTCATACATGCAAGTTATGGACTCTCATTCTGCGTCGTCCAGTTTTGAactgattatttttaatgagttttcttgtacttcatttcatttgtgCATAAAAAGGGCAAGGGTTAAAGTATTTGTGGTAAAATCTGTGCAGAAATACTATATGGCTTCATCAAGGGAACTAGTTCGCATTGTTAGCATCCAGAAATCTCCAATCATTCATCTTTTTGCTGAGTCAATTGCTGGAGCTGCAACAATCAGAGGTTTTGGACAAGAAAAGAGATTTATGAAGAGGAACCTTTATCTCTTGGATTGCTTTGCTCGACCATTCTTCTGCAGTCTTGCAGCAATCGAATGGCTTTGCCTACGCATGGAGTTGCTCTCTACATTTGTCTTTGCTTTTTGCATGGTTTTACTTGTGAGCTTTCCTCATGGGAGCATAGATCCTAGTAAgtacattatatttattccaTGTAATGTCCTAGTAAGTACTTTATCTTTGCCAATGTGATGAAAATCTTGCTTCAAGTCTTGATTATTTGATGAATATTCGAGTTGATaatagttttgattttttgtgcATTTTAACCCCATAATTATCAACAACCAATTCATAAACATTGAGAAGAATGTAACTCAGGTCAATCAATTCTAAATGGGAAGGTATAATTTTGAGTGATTTCACCTTATTCAGCACTAGTTATGATTCACGTCTTACGAGGATGTTGAAACGACTTATCAGGAAAAAAGGAGGGGGGGAAGGATGGCGGGAACTATTTGCGAAAAAATATTGCAAGAGGGACACCTATTTTTGTCTTAGAGATTCATAGAATCgatatcataattttaattattatgtatcTACTCCCATAGGTATGGCAGGTCTTGCTGTGACATATGGCCTGAACTTGAATGCACGCCTGTCACGATGGATACTTAGTTTCTGCAAGCTTGAAAACAAGATTATTTCAATAGAAAGGATTCATCAATATTGTCATATTCCTAGTGAGGCCCCACAAATTATTGAACCTCGTCCCCCATCGTCATGGCCAGAAGAAGGAACCATTGAACTGATTGATTTAAAGGTATGCAcaatttgtatttctattttatgGCATATGACTTTCTTGTTTTTAGGACATCATGCTGGCGTTgaaattcaatattataaaactaatttatgatatttctgTGGTCTGAGTTTTTCCTCTTCTTATTCCGGTTGAAATGTTTATCATCAAGCCTTTAGTTTTATGTaattgtatgaatgaatgaagttttGGTAATAGATGCACAAACTTCTTTGTTTTAGTGGGAAAgcgaaaattttatttttgtaagagTCCAGTCAGATGACAAGGGAGAGCTGAATACTGCTGACAGTATACTAAGAGAAATAGTCAATGGGAGATGGTGACAGGAAAGGATGTTGTCAAAGCTTACTCTGAACTGCAAATGTTTCATGTCCTTGCATCTTCATGTTCATTTAACTGTCTTAAAGTTCAGTGAATCGCAATTGTTTCAAGTCTGTTTTTATATTCATTCACTGTCTTTAGCATGCATTTTAGGGTAATTACGTCTGGATGCAGTCAAATGTCATGCCTAGTTcatgaaagaattaaaaagCTGATACCACTGTTGGAGTCTGGGAATTAACATCTCGGCAGAGCTCGTGGAAACAACTTGTAATACGCCTACCTTCCACCTAATATCAGGGATAGGAAAAGCTAATGACTACTTTATTCCTGTTTAGGTTCGTTATAAGGAGAGTCTTCCAGTTGTGCTTCATGGTGTATCCTGCAAATTTCCTGGAGGAAAGAAAATTGGAATTGTGGGGCGCACAGGTAGTGGCAAATCTACTCTGATTCAGGCTTTATTCAGATTGCTGGAACCAGAAGgtggaaaaataattatagacaACATTGATATTTCAACCGTTGGCCTTCATGACCTTCGTAGTCGTCTGAGTATAATTCCCCAAGA
Coding sequences within it:
- the ABCC8 gene encoding ABC transporter C family member 5, whose product is MMGINLWFDTATVSHQTSLFSLSTAFQGLSFLELSSICVNLTLFLVFLFIVSAKQIYLCVGRVRFRKDDSDGNSVPGRRRGDVEIQSIEIGRAFKASVLCSFYVLFVHVVVLVYDGVGLVRKATQGSSVNWTLLLFPVIQTLAWTVLSFKALYCKYKGSSKFSLLSRVWWVVSFVICLCTLYSDSRELAIEGSRHLNSHVFANLAVTPSLAFLCFVAIRGVTGIEVTRNSDLQEPLLPEEEPACLKVTPYSDAGLISLATLSWLNPLLSVGAKRPLELKDIPLLAQRDRSKTNYKVLNANWEKLKAEDPSEQPSLAWAILKSFWKEAACNAVFAGLNTCVSYVGPYLISYFVDYLAGVETFPHEGYILAGIFFTAKLVETLTTRQWYLGVDILGMHVRSALTAMVYRKGLRLSSSARQSHSSGEIVNYMAVDVQRVGDYSWYLHDIWMLPLQIILALAILYKNVGIASVATLVATIISIVATVPLARIQEDYQDKLMGAKDDRMRKTSECLRNMRILKLQAWEDRYRVMLEDMRNVEFKYLRKALYSQAFITFIFWSSPIFVSAVTFGTCILLGGQLTAGSVLSALATFRILQEPLRNFPDLVSMMAQTKVSLDRIAGFLQEEELQQDATIVLPRDTTNVAIEIKDSEFCWDPSSPTPTLAGIQLKVEKGMRVAVCGVVGSGKSSFLSCILGEIPRISGEVRICGNAAYVSQSAWIQSGTIEDNVLFGSPMDKAKYKAVIHACSLKKDFELFSHGDQTIIGDRGINLSGGQKQRVQLARALYQDADIYLLDDPFSAVDAHTGADLFKEYILTALATKTVVFVTHQVEFLPAADVILVLKEGRICQCGKYDELLQAGTDFNALVSAHHEAIEAMDFSNQSLEESDKDPSPDGSALVAEKCDSVEKSIDSLAKEVQEGISAADQKAIKEKKKAKRLRKKQLVQEEERERGKVSMKVYLSYMAAAYKGLLIPLIILAQTLFQVLQIASNWWMAWANPQTPGDSPRTTSVVLLGVYMALAFGSSWFIFIRAVLVATFGLEAAQKLFLKMLRTIFRAPMSFFDSTPAGRILNRVSIDQSVVDLDIPFRLGGFASTTIQLIGIVGVMTTVTWQVLLLVIPMAIACLWMQKYYMASSRELVRIVSIQKSPIIHLFAESIAGAATIRGFGQEKRFMKRNLYLLDCFARPFFCSLAAIEWLCLRMELLSTFVFAFCMVLLVSFPHGSIDPSMAGLAVTYGLNLNARLSRWILSFCKLENKIISIERIHQYCHIPSEAPQIIEPRPPSSWPEEGTIELIDLKVRYKESLPVVLHGVSCKFPGGKKIGIVGRTGSGKSTLIQALFRLLEPEGGKIIIDNIDISTVGLHDLRSRLSIIPQDPTLFEGTIRDNLDPLDEHSDLDIWQALEKSQLGEVVRNKDQKLDTPVLENGENWSVGQRQLVSLGRALLKQAKILVLDEATASVDSATDNLIQKIIRTEFKDCTVCTIAHRIPTVIDSDLVLVLSDGRVAEFDTPARLLEDKSSMFLKLVSEYSTRSSGMPDF